A window of Blautia argi genomic DNA:
TCGATGGAAATCGAAGTGCCACAGGATCGCAAATCAACGTTTGAACCACAGGTTGTGAAAAAACGTCAGAAAGATATTTCCGATATTGATCAGAAGATCATTTCCATGTATGCCAAAGGAATGACTACCCGGCAGATTTCCGAAACCATCGAAGATATTTATGGCTTTGAAACTTCTGAAAGCTTTATTTCTGATGTGACTGATAAGATCCTGCCACAGATCGAAGACTGGCAGAACCGGCCACTGGACGAGGTCTATCCCATTCTCTACATTGATGCAATCCATTATTCTGTAAGGGATAATGGCGTGATCCGAAAGCTTGCTGCTTACGTGATTCTGGGAATCAACACGGAAGGAAAAAAAGAAGTTTTAACCATCAGTGTTGGCGATAACGAAAGCGCAAAATACTGGCTTTCCGTTATGAATGAACTGAAAAATCGTGGTGTCAAAGATGTATTAATCATCTGTGCCGATGGTTTAACCGGAATCAAAGAAGCGATCGCAGCAGCTTTTCCAAAGACGGAATACCAGCGCTGTATTGTACACCAGGTAAGAAACACGGCACTCTTTGAAGAACTCCTTAAAAAGTCAGTAAAATCAATACTTGGAAGGTATTTGTGTGGAAGAAATAACCCGAAAATAACCCATAGATTTTTGTGTGAGTGTTACAAGATAAATAATTATAATTTAGGGATGTGACATGATGAGAATGAAAGCTGTAAGAATTCTAATAGTGGAATCTTACAGCTTTTTTTATAAATAAATTTGAAAGTAAAATCTTTACAATTTGGTATAGCGTGTTTTAAATGTAAAAAAGCAGATAGTTCTTTACATATAGATGTAACAAAAGAGGCGTTTTTGTGAAGGTTGTTTATGAGGTGAGGTAAGAGTCTTTAGTGGGGGTAAAATCTTTACATGTAATATCCTGTGTTCAAAAGGTAGGATTTAAGCGAAAAAAGCATCGTGACCATGAGGAAATATAAAAGTAAAAAGTATTCTATGATAAAGTATAAAGGCTTAGAGGAGAATGTCTCTTCTAAGTTTTTTTAATAAGAAAGCAGTTTGGGCGTTTGCTTTTGAAGTTATAATAAGTGTAGTAAAACTTACACCAGATGGAACAGGATACCGTACTAAGATGATATTTGTTAAAGAGAAACTATTGATGGATAGAATGTCGGATATTCAGTTACGATTTTTCAATATAGGGTGAGAAAGTTTTTTTGATGAAGTGTAATAATATGTGGTTATATGCTTTGTAGAAAAATCCGTAGGAATTAAAATTTTTTGTTTTGTGGAAAGATTATAATTATGATATACTGAAAGAAAATGATAAATTAGAATTTGTGGAGGGGATATTTTGAGAACATACAAGGATAAAGAGGAATTAAAAGATGAGATAAATAAAAGCTTTGAAAAGTATATCTCTGAATTTGATAATATTCCTGAATCTTTAAAAGATAAGAGAATAATCGAAGTAGATAGAACTCCGGCAGAAAATCTTGCTTATCAAGTTGGATGGACGACATTAGTTTTGAAATGGGAAGATGATGAGAAACATGGAATTGAAGTGAAAACACCATCAGATATGTTTAAGTGGAATCAGTTAGGCGATTTATATCAATGGTTTACAGATACTTACTCACATTTTTCATTATCAGAATTGAAAGATAGATTAAAAGAAAATATTACATCTATCCATACAATGATTGACTCAATGAGTGAGGAAGAACTATTTCAACCACATATGAGAAAGTGGGCCGATGATGCTACAAAAGCAGCGGTATGGGAAGTTTACAAGTTCATTCACGTTAATACTGTTGCTCCTTTCGGAACTTTTAGAACTAAGATTAGAAAATGGAAAAAGATAGCACTGTAAATCCCAGCTTATTGAATTAAAAGAGTTAAGAAAATTTAAAATTATGAAAGTAAGTATTTTCTCTTGCTTCTATATTCATTGATTTAATGCAAAGAAAACTTGGGAAATAATTGACAAGTAAACTTGGTAGTGGTATATTATGAATGTAAATAAAACTTGGCATTTAAGAAAGGGGAATATCAATGAATAAGGAAGAAATTTTAGCTAGAAGTAAAAAAGAAAATATTTATGGAGATGAACGTGAAAAGAGTGTGCGTACAAAACGAGATGCTTTTTCTCTTTGGGGGCTTACTGTTTTAGGCATTATTATAATGTTCATTAAACTATTTTGTATGGAGTCTCCGGCAGATATAATTTCTATTTTGTTTTGTACATCAGGATTGGGATTTACCTATGAAGGGATTAAACTTAAGAAGAAATGGAGTATAATTTGCGGTGTTGTATTTTTACTATTGGCAGTTTACTTTTTTTATAAATTTTGTATGGGGTTATTCTAATGGATGATAAATTGGTATTAAAAAATAATTTAAAGCGTGCAAGAACAGAAAAAAAACTCTCGCAATCGGCATTAGCAGAAATGGTTGGGGTATCCCGAAATACAATTAGTTCTATTGAAACAGGACAATTTAATCCAACGGCGAAATTAGCATTGATTATATGTATAGCACTTGATAAAAAATTTGAGGAATTATTCTATTTTGATGAATAATAAAAAGTTGACTTTGCAGGAGGTATTATGATGAAGGATAAAAAAAATTATTTTGGAAATGGAATTTCAGTCGGGTTATGTTTAGGTGTAGTATTCGGAATTATTTTAGATAATCTTGCGTTAGGCATAGCAATTGGCATATGTCTTGGAAGTTCTGTTGGAACAATTGTTTATAAGAAAAAAACAAAAGATGAATAACAATTTCAGCTTGTCGAACCGAAAAACACTGTAATAACATGTGTAAAACAAAATGTAAAACACCCCACTGAGTAGGTAGGACTAAATACTCCTATGATTTCGATTTTGAAGTCATAGGGGTATTTTTTTGTGCAGAAAAATAAAAAATTTCCTTTTCCACCCTGTATTTTCCCCTCTGAGCCTTTCGTTATATGAGAGCAAAAAAATAAAATTCCTTTTTTATTTGTAAAAAGCCCTCTCTACGTTCTGATATATGAGGAACAAATTACATTTGCCTTAAAAGAATCGGGCCTGATTCAAGAACAAAGAAAAAACGAAAAGAGAAAGGAGAAACTACATGAACAAAACAATCTTAATGGGAAGACTGACAAAAGATCCGGAGGTGAAATATCTCCAGGATGAAAACAGTACTGCAATGGCAAGATACACGCTGGCAGTAGACAGGCGATATCGAAAGGATGGAAAGGCAGAAACAGATTTTATTTCTTGTGTTACCTTTGGGAAGAATGCTGAGTTTGTAGAAAAATATCTGCAAAAAGGGTTGAAGATTTTAGTAAGCGGACGGATCCAGACAGGAAGCTATGTGAATCAGGAGGGGAATAAAGTTTATACCATCAATGTGATCGTAGAAGAACATTATTTCGCAGAAGGGAAGAAACTGTCAGGATCAGAAAAGAAAGAAGATACCGATCCGGATGGATTTATGCATCTTCCAGATGGAGAAGAACTTCCGTTTGAGTAAGAATAACTCGGATGCTGAAAGCAGAAGAGCGCACTTATATACCTTAAAAGGTATGTGCGTCCTACGGAAGTAGCATCTTTCTGAAGGGGAATTCCGAAAGTGTTTGCGGATGATCCATCCGAAGAAGGGTTTCCCTTCCGGCAGAAATGCCTATCCCGTAACAGAGAAAATGGAAGAGTTGAAAAAGGAGGAAAAGAACGATATGGCGAAGAAGAAAACATTTCAGGAATATACGAAGGAAGCACTTTATGAGATTGAAAAAACAGAAGCTGCATTGAAACAGGCAAAGCTTGAGAAGGAACAGGCAGAGCATAGGATCCAGAGATCCTTGAACTATCTAGACACACAGAAAAAGAAAAAGCGAAAGGCACGAACCCATCTGTTGATCCAGAAGGGAGCAGCCATAGAAGCAATCTGTAAAGATACCAAATATCTGACAGAGGCGGAATTTTATCAGCTGATGGATGAACTTCTTCATGATCCCGCTTGTAAGTTTTGTGATGTCGTTCATGAAATGGTTCGTGGACGGGCGGAAACTGCAGAAGCGAAGGAACGAGAATTCGCAGAAGAGGAAGCACTATTAAAGGCGATGCAGCGAGGTGAACTGCCACAGGGAGATGAGTAAGATGGGATGTTATCACTTTCATCTAAATCAATTATCCAGAGGAAAAGGGCAGTCTGCCATTGCTAGTGCTGCTTACCGAGCCGGTACAAAACTGGAATGTACATATTATGGGGAAGTAAGTGATTATACGACAAAAGGCGGTGTGGTATTAGCGGAGATCCATCTTCCCAAACAGGCTCCGGAGAGATTCAAAGACAGGGAGACCCTTTGGAATGAGGTGGAATGGATTGAAGGAAACAAGAAAGCACAGCTGGCACACAGCTTTGATATTGCCTTGATGAATGA
This region includes:
- a CDS encoding helix-turn-helix transcriptional regulator; translation: MDDKLVLKNNLKRARTEKKLSQSALAEMVGVSRNTISSIETGQFNPTAKLALIICIALDKKFEELFYFDE
- a CDS encoding DUF6442 family protein → MNKEEILARSKKENIYGDEREKSVRTKRDAFSLWGLTVLGIIIMFIKLFCMESPADIISILFCTSGLGFTYEGIKLKKKWSIICGVVFLLLAVYFFYKFCMGLF
- a CDS encoding DUF3847 domain-containing protein — its product is MAKKKTFQEYTKEALYEIEKTEAALKQAKLEKEQAEHRIQRSLNYLDTQKKKKRKARTHLLIQKGAAIEAICKDTKYLTEAEFYQLMDELLHDPACKFCDVVHEMVRGRAETAEAKEREFAEEEALLKAMQRGELPQGDE
- a CDS encoding ClbS/DfsB family four-helix bundle protein, with amino-acid sequence MRTYKDKEELKDEINKSFEKYISEFDNIPESLKDKRIIEVDRTPAENLAYQVGWTTLVLKWEDDEKHGIEVKTPSDMFKWNQLGDLYQWFTDTYSHFSLSELKDRLKENITSIHTMIDSMSEEELFQPHMRKWADDATKAAVWEVYKFIHVNTVAPFGTFRTKIRKWKKIAL
- a CDS encoding single-stranded DNA-binding protein, whose product is MNKTILMGRLTKDPEVKYLQDENSTAMARYTLAVDRRYRKDGKAETDFISCVTFGKNAEFVEKYLQKGLKILVSGRIQTGSYVNQEGNKVYTINVIVEEHYFAEGKKLSGSEKKEDTDPDGFMHLPDGEELPFE